A DNA window from uncultured Methanoregula sp. contains the following coding sequences:
- a CDS encoding pyridoxamine 5'-phosphate oxidase family protein, whose product MVALTPEIRESLTGTKTLFLATSSKNSVPNVVPIGAFKLLDGETLLISDQYFHKTLQNVTENPVVALSWWGEKGGFQIKGPVTLHTNDEVFRQDVAWMKEVRPHLAPKSAVVMKISEVYHVKPGADAGKKIL is encoded by the coding sequence ATGGTCGCACTGACACCGGAGATCCGTGAGTCGCTGACCGGGACAAAGACCTTGTTCCTGGCAACATCCTCAAAGAACAGCGTGCCAAACGTAGTGCCGATCGGGGCATTCAAGCTCCTCGACGGTGAAACCCTGCTCATATCGGACCAGTACTTCCACAAGACCCTGCAGAACGTAACGGAAAACCCCGTAGTGGCTCTCTCCTGGTGGGGAGAGAAGGGCGGGTTCCAGATCAAGGGGCCGGTGACCCTCCACACGAACGACGAGGTCTTCCGGCAGGATGTGGCGTGGATGAAGGAGGTGCGGCCCCATCTCGCACCAAAGTCCGCGGTAGTCATGAAGATCAGCGAGGTCTACCACGTGAAGCCCGGCGCCGATGCCGGGAAGAAGATACTCTGA
- the hypF gene encoding carbamoyltransferase HypF: MEKKGKITVRGIVQGVGFRPFVYATACALDIAGTVKNLGSEVEIVARGGNFDAFLQAVSRGPPLARIDSVTVADTNVEIPDGFFILESGTGSFSGMIPPDIAICDDCISDIFRCGGRYENYWATSCVNCGPRYSIINAIPYDRERTAMADFPMCPACAQEYQDPGCRRHHAQTIACDTCGPGLRLLDRSGNPYGSPDPVRDAARLLDDGKILAIRGIGGFHLVCIEESADLLKRRLGRTEQPLAVMVRPDYIETLAKVSSADRDLLNGPIHPILVLEKRDPSAHAGISNLHTIGCMLPYTGLHHLLFSHLKHPLLIMTSANMPGYPMITEIDVALSKLIKDADFFLTHNRAITNRVDDSVMRDGCIIRLSRGIAPKRTAIDLGNRCILAVGPELNANATIYKNGFAVTSPHVGNVRNPPTLEYLQETVRNIGRLLGAEYEVVAHDLHPQFLSTRFARELAADKGLELMPVQHHRAHIAAATTEPCVGIAIDGVGYGDDGSVWGCEIFSGQVPDLKRVAHLEPMAMPGGDLATRFPERMLYGILPEEEILSLLATRGWPEIELGVLKKQVASGFNVTQTTSTGRVLDAAAALLGICREKTYDGEPAMKLESAAARGTAEEWEIPITVARDGCEVLSSRTLIRTALSQLPEGPDPDPRKISSIAASFQYNLARGIAGMAIRAAERDGHRTIALSGGVAYNHAIRETIRREVETWGFACKINTDYPLGDGCVSFGQCVYAGKVLERRS, translated from the coding sequence ATGGAGAAAAAGGGCAAAATAACCGTTCGGGGCATTGTCCAGGGAGTCGGGTTCCGCCCTTTCGTCTATGCAACCGCATGCGCTCTTGATATCGCCGGTACCGTCAAGAACCTCGGGAGCGAAGTGGAGATTGTTGCCCGGGGCGGGAATTTCGATGCGTTTTTGCAGGCAGTCTCCCGGGGACCCCCGCTTGCCCGGATCGATTCCGTTACGGTTGCCGACACCAATGTGGAAATTCCGGATGGATTTTTCATCCTTGAGAGCGGGACGGGCTCGTTCTCGGGCATGATCCCGCCCGACATCGCCATCTGCGATGACTGTATCTCCGATATCTTCCGATGTGGCGGACGGTACGAGAATTACTGGGCAACCTCCTGCGTGAACTGCGGGCCCCGGTACAGTATCATCAACGCGATCCCCTATGATCGCGAGCGGACCGCAATGGCAGATTTTCCCATGTGCCCGGCTTGTGCGCAGGAATACCAGGACCCCGGCTGCCGGCGCCATCATGCCCAGACCATTGCCTGCGATACCTGCGGGCCCGGGCTCCGGCTCCTGGACCGGTCCGGTAACCCGTATGGCAGCCCCGATCCAGTCAGGGACGCGGCACGGCTTCTCGATGATGGTAAGATCCTCGCGATCCGGGGCATCGGCGGCTTCCATCTTGTCTGCATTGAAGAGTCGGCAGATCTCCTCAAGAGGCGCCTGGGCCGGACCGAGCAGCCGCTTGCCGTTATGGTGCGCCCGGATTATATCGAGACCCTGGCAAAGGTGAGCAGTGCAGACCGGGATCTCCTGAACGGGCCCATCCACCCCATCCTCGTCCTGGAGAAACGCGACCCTTCCGCCCACGCGGGGATCAGCAATCTCCACACCATCGGCTGCATGCTCCCCTATACCGGCCTCCACCATCTCCTCTTCTCGCACCTGAAACACCCGCTCCTGATCATGACGAGCGCCAACATGCCCGGCTACCCGATGATCACAGAGATCGATGTGGCGCTCTCAAAACTGATCAAGGACGCGGACTTCTTCTTAACCCATAACCGGGCGATCACCAACCGGGTCGACGATTCAGTGATGCGGGACGGCTGCATCATCCGGCTCTCGCGGGGAATAGCACCCAAAAGGACAGCCATCGATCTCGGGAACCGGTGCATCCTTGCCGTGGGTCCCGAGCTGAACGCCAATGCCACGATCTACAAAAACGGGTTTGCCGTAACTTCGCCCCACGTAGGCAATGTGAGAAACCCCCCAACTCTTGAGTACCTGCAGGAGACCGTCCGGAATATCGGGAGACTCCTTGGCGCCGAGTACGAGGTTGTCGCCCACGATCTCCATCCCCAGTTCCTGTCCACCCGTTTCGCCCGCGAACTTGCTGCTGATAAGGGGCTCGAACTCATGCCCGTCCAGCATCACCGGGCGCACATTGCCGCTGCCACCACGGAGCCGTGCGTGGGCATAGCAATCGACGGCGTGGGATATGGCGACGACGGCAGCGTGTGGGGTTGCGAGATCTTCTCGGGACAGGTGCCGGACCTGAAACGCGTGGCCCACCTTGAGCCGATGGCAATGCCGGGCGGGGATCTCGCAACCCGGTTCCCCGAACGGATGCTCTATGGCATCCTGCCGGAGGAAGAGATCCTCTCGCTTCTTGCCACCCGGGGCTGGCCGGAGATCGAACTGGGCGTGCTGAAAAAACAGGTGGCCTCGGGATTCAATGTCACCCAGACCACAAGCACCGGCCGGGTGCTGGACGCCGCCGCTGCCCTGCTCGGGATCTGCCGGGAGAAGACGTACGACGGAGAGCCGGCCATGAAACTGGAATCCGCTGCCGCCCGGGGGACCGCAGAGGAATGGGAGATCCCCATAACCGTAGCCAGGGACGGGTGCGAAGTCCTCTCTTCCCGCACCCTGATCCGGACCGCCCTTTCCCAGCTTCCGGAAGGACCGGATCCTGACCCGCGGAAGATCAGCTCAATTGCCGCCTCGTTCCAGTACAACCTTGCCCGGGGTATAGCCGGCATGGCCATCCGGGCTGCCGAAAGGGACGGACACCGGACCATTGCACTGAGCGGCGGGGTTGCCTACAACCACGCAATCCGCGAGACGATCCGGCGGGAAGTTGAGACCTGGGGCTTTGCCTGCAAGATCAACACCGATTACCCGCTCGGCGACGGGTGCGTCTCGTTCGGCCAGTGCGTGTATGCAGGAAAAGTGCTGGAACGGCGTTCATGA
- a CDS encoding ArsR family transcriptional regulator produces the protein MPGHIRIVNDPVELVPLLMTFNDPSFKKVYELLNKSWLTEDEIKAQIASDCVPLCLQILKKGNLVEEQWRMPKPGAKPEKEFRATYNKFRANFQCNLSDLSDILYLSLSNDENLREVVENIESELNKGNSSISDLSRKFNVSPIFIKGLAKRITHMDVKGQGLVLLDTGR, from the coding sequence GTGCCGGGCCATATTCGAATTGTAAACGATCCCGTTGAGCTCGTTCCTCTCCTGATGACGTTCAACGACCCCTCCTTTAAAAAGGTCTATGAACTTTTGAACAAATCGTGGCTGACCGAAGATGAGATCAAGGCGCAGATCGCAAGCGACTGCGTACCCCTCTGCCTCCAGATCCTCAAAAAAGGCAATCTTGTGGAAGAGCAGTGGCGGATGCCGAAACCCGGCGCAAAACCGGAGAAGGAGTTCCGGGCAACTTACAACAAGTTCCGGGCCAACTTCCAGTGCAATCTCTCGGATCTCTCCGACATCCTTTACCTCTCGCTCTCCAATGACGAGAACCTCCGCGAGGTTGTTGAAAATATCGAGAGCGAACTTAACAAGGGGAACAGTTCGATCAGCGACCTTTCACGGAAATTCAATGTCAGCCCGATCTTTATCAAGGGACTGGCAAAACGGATCACCCATATGGACGTGAAGGGGCAGGGACTGGTGCTGCTTGACACCGGGCGCTAA
- a CDS encoding MarR family transcriptional regulator: protein MTPGAKDPLYSILRSKREVSRLQILVEIAEHQPAVRQQEIAEKLGVTPQAISEYIRELVDEGMVSASGRGNYEVTKSGIEWVLENAESLESYARHIRRDIIQQVAVWTAVAAEDLKKGDEAGVFMKDGFLYAGKKGMSATGVVIADAKKGEDVGVSRLNGIIEHKEGKVHVCKVPRVLYGGSRRIKREEMLAICSGAGMVAAVGLEAYIALNAAGRKPDMFFGAREGVIEAAFHGIDCAIVIVDEEFTDFLKRLESVELPYIIHDLIAP from the coding sequence TTGACACCGGGCGCTAAGGATCCCCTTTATTCTATTCTGCGCAGCAAGCGCGAGGTCTCGCGCCTGCAGATACTGGTGGAGATAGCCGAGCACCAGCCGGCTGTCCGGCAGCAGGAGATAGCCGAGAAACTCGGCGTCACCCCGCAGGCTATCTCGGAATACATCCGCGAGCTCGTGGACGAAGGGATGGTCTCGGCGAGCGGCCGGGGCAACTACGAGGTGACCAAGTCCGGTATCGAGTGGGTGCTTGAGAACGCGGAGTCGCTCGAATCCTATGCCCGGCACATCCGGCGCGATATCATCCAGCAGGTCGCGGTCTGGACGGCGGTTGCGGCTGAGGACCTGAAAAAAGGAGACGAGGCCGGTGTCTTCATGAAAGACGGGTTCCTCTATGCCGGCAAAAAAGGCATGTCCGCCACGGGCGTTGTGATCGCCGATGCAAAGAAAGGCGAGGATGTCGGGGTCTCCCGGCTCAACGGGATCATCGAACACAAGGAAGGCAAGGTCCATGTCTGCAAGGTTCCCCGGGTGCTCTACGGGGGCTCCCGGCGAATCAAAAGAGAGGAGATGCTTGCGATCTGTTCCGGGGCCGGCATGGTTGCGGCAGTCGGTCTTGAGGCCTACATTGCCCTGAACGCTGCGGGCCGCAAACCCGACATGTTCTTTGGCGCCCGGGAAGGCGTGATCGAGGCCGCGTTCCACGGGATCGACTGCGCCATTGTGATCGTTGACGAAGAGTTCACGGATTTCTTGAAGAGGCTCGAGAGCGTGGAGCTCCCCTACATCATCCACGACCTGATCGCGCCATGA
- a CDS encoding DEAD/DEAH box helicase, giving the protein MKIIVQPQKGGNYKLIFFDGRNTRGAGFVELMETPRGPRPTKYRVRWGTKKDYKHTPSKDLIAQLRESDVRLVKPDPQFVEFLGAFQIKVGTIDACRMCLLDDKVTPINDDNAITFGKGERICLDCGKRELRREVSHIGRLGRDGISHLESLLLQFRNLDRVLATLQPEKLTMASALYDKLDAHPVMVTAPVNELPLPRQFIDASGVKQLMPAQQLAVEAGLLFGKDLLVVAATASGKTFIGEMAGMKNYLEGRGRTLFLVPLVALANQKYERFSERYGKFAKTGLLTGVSRLNLPETRKVGDRNPQAPIIVGTYEGVDNMIRCGQKMKNIATVVIDEVQMLEDKDRGHRLDGMIARLKYLCPQAQFLYLSATIGSPKVLAKKLNCTLVQYADRPVGLERYLLFVERKQKIPTIKQMTTEEYKRTSTKGFRGQTIIFTNARARCHTIADALGIRAAAYHAGLTSVERRDVETRFAQGKLMAVVTTAALGAGVDFPASQVIFDALAMGRDWLSVQEFNQMGGRAGRPDFHDLGRVVILAEPGGSYSRENPFTEEEVAIRLLKGEMEEVAPEHDLEASSEEYVANAITCDGEEADLNRINALMVGSMEPVLPELVAHKLVEKRGTKILMSPLAKVMAEHFIGVERLLEILRLTRTMEDPTDIIAELESEDVHKEKEARAKKKEAGQKGKGSEKSRRR; this is encoded by the coding sequence ATGAAAATCATTGTCCAGCCCCAGAAAGGGGGAAATTACAAACTCATCTTTTTCGATGGCAGGAATACCCGGGGGGCCGGGTTTGTCGAGCTGATGGAGACGCCCCGGGGACCAAGGCCCACCAAGTACCGGGTCCGGTGGGGAACAAAGAAGGATTACAAGCACACGCCGTCAAAGGATCTCATCGCCCAGCTCCGCGAATCGGACGTGCGCCTCGTCAAACCGGATCCGCAGTTTGTCGAATTTCTGGGCGCATTCCAGATCAAGGTCGGGACGATCGATGCCTGCCGCATGTGCCTCCTGGACGACAAGGTCACGCCTATAAACGACGACAATGCCATAACCTTCGGCAAAGGCGAGCGGATCTGTCTTGACTGCGGGAAGCGGGAACTGCGCCGGGAGGTCTCACATATCGGCCGGCTTGGGAGGGACGGGATCTCGCATCTCGAAAGCCTGCTTCTCCAGTTCCGGAACCTTGACCGGGTCCTCGCAACCCTCCAGCCCGAGAAGCTCACCATGGCCTCGGCCCTGTATGACAAGCTCGATGCCCACCCGGTCATGGTCACCGCCCCGGTCAACGAACTGCCACTGCCCCGGCAGTTCATCGATGCGAGCGGGGTCAAACAGCTGATGCCCGCCCAGCAGCTCGCAGTCGAAGCCGGCCTGCTCTTCGGGAAAGATCTGCTCGTTGTTGCAGCAACTGCGAGCGGCAAGACGTTCATCGGCGAGATGGCCGGTATGAAGAATTATCTGGAAGGCAGGGGCAGGACGCTCTTTCTGGTCCCGCTTGTTGCCCTCGCCAACCAGAAGTACGAACGCTTTTCCGAACGGTACGGGAAATTCGCAAAAACAGGACTCCTGACCGGGGTCTCACGGCTCAACCTGCCCGAGACACGGAAAGTCGGGGACCGTAATCCCCAGGCGCCGATCATCGTCGGGACGTACGAGGGCGTGGACAACATGATCCGGTGCGGCCAGAAGATGAAGAACATCGCAACGGTGGTCATCGACGAGGTCCAGATGCTCGAGGACAAGGACCGGGGCCACCGGCTCGACGGGATGATCGCCCGCCTGAAATATCTCTGCCCGCAGGCCCAGTTCCTCTATCTCTCGGCAACGATCGGCTCGCCCAAAGTGCTGGCAAAGAAACTGAACTGCACGCTCGTCCAGTATGCCGACCGCCCGGTGGGGCTCGAACGCTACCTGCTCTTTGTCGAAAGGAAGCAGAAGATCCCGACGATAAAGCAGATGACAACCGAGGAGTACAAGCGGACTTCCACCAAAGGTTTCCGCGGCCAGACGATCATCTTCACCAATGCCCGGGCCCGGTGCCATACGATCGCCGATGCCCTCGGGATCCGTGCAGCAGCGTACCATGCCGGGCTCACGTCCGTTGAGCGGCGGGACGTGGAGACCCGGTTTGCGCAGGGTAAACTCATGGCGGTCGTGACGACAGCAGCCCTCGGGGCCGGCGTGGATTTCCCGGCCTCGCAGGTGATCTTCGATGCCCTTGCCATGGGCCGGGACTGGCTCAGTGTGCAGGAGTTCAACCAGATGGGCGGCCGGGCAGGACGACCGGACTTCCACGACCTCGGCCGGGTGGTCATCCTTGCCGAACCGGGCGGTTCGTACTCCCGGGAGAACCCGTTTACGGAAGAGGAAGTGGCAATCCGGCTTCTCAAAGGCGAGATGGAGGAGGTGGCGCCCGAGCACGACCTGGAAGCGAGCTCGGAAGAGTACGTGGCCAATGCCATCACCTGCGATGGCGAAGAGGCGGATCTCAACCGGATCAATGCCCTCATGGTCGGGAGCATGGAACCGGTGCTGCCGGAACTGGTTGCCCACAAGCTCGTGGAGAAACGCGGCACAAAGATCCTCATGTCCCCGCTTGCAAAAGTGATGGCGGAACATTTTATCGGTGTGGAGCGGCTCCTTGAGATCCTCCGGCTCACCCGGACCATGGAGGATCCAACCGATATCATTGCAGAACTCGAGAGCGAGGATGTGCACAAGGAAAAAGAGGCCCGGGCCAAAAAGAAGGAAGCGGGGCAGAAGGGGAAAGGATCTGAAAAAAGCCGGCGGAGATGA
- a CDS encoding polymer-forming cytoskeletal protein: MRERSVKNWHNHCLLPDGTELQEHSLKTDRNIVIGEFCQIDYGLRGANVYVGESTKIREYVWASGDARIGNWCEIGSDVIAKEDAYIGEGVKINGKLAVNGALDIGEKVEIKDGFEAKGDIEVRNPIPVYMFIIIYLMTLLRIENEKELDRILDDLFSEDEEERMEIPLMIPARSKLDMKLFSVPSTMKIGKGCRLHGNIRAGSIDVQQNSVIFGSLRAKNRITVVDGVTVHGNVESGSTVHVRKGAHILGNVIAKSIVLHEDAKVDGTIEAPHGLRIERGS, from the coding sequence ATGAGAGAACGATCCGTAAAGAACTGGCACAACCATTGCCTCCTTCCTGACGGCACCGAGCTGCAGGAACACAGCCTCAAAACAGACCGGAACATCGTAATCGGCGAGTTCTGCCAGATCGATTACGGCCTCCGGGGAGCAAACGTGTACGTGGGAGAGTCCACCAAGATCCGCGAGTACGTCTGGGCAAGCGGCGATGCCCGGATCGGGAACTGGTGCGAGATCGGGAGCGATGTCATAGCAAAAGAGGACGCGTACATCGGCGAAGGCGTTAAGATCAACGGGAAACTTGCCGTGAACGGGGCCCTTGACATCGGCGAGAAAGTCGAGATAAAGGACGGTTTCGAGGCCAAAGGCGACATCGAAGTGAGAAACCCGATCCCGGTCTACATGTTCATCATCATTTATCTGATGACCCTCCTCCGGATCGAGAACGAGAAGGAACTCGACCGGATCCTCGACGATCTCTTCAGCGAAGACGAGGAAGAGAGGATGGAGATTCCCCTCATGATCCCGGCCCGCTCGAAGCTCGACATGAAGCTCTTCTCTGTCCCTTCCACGATGAAGATCGGGAAAGGCTGCCGGCTCCACGGCAACATCCGGGCCGGCTCCATTGACGTGCAGCAGAACTCGGTCATCTTCGGCAGTCTTCGGGCAAAGAACCGGATCACGGTCGTGGACGGCGTCACCGTTCACGGGAACGTGGAGAGCGGCAGCACCGTCCATGTGAGAAAAGGCGCCCATATCCTGGGCAACGTCATCGCCAAATCCATCGTACTCCACGAGGATGCAAAAGTGGACGGAACGATCGAAGCCCCGCACGGGTTGCGGATCGAGCGTGGATCATGA
- a CDS encoding 2,3-bisphosphoglycerate-independent phosphoglycerate mutase → MTANKILFLVLDGISDRPCPALGGKTPLSAARKPVLDKLAAEGICGIMDTISPGVRPGSDTAHLALLGYDPYRYYTGRGPLECVGTGIDMKAGMIGFRCNYATLSPQGQVIDRRAGRIHDTAALSKAIQDGVDLSKFGVEFIFRSGAGHRAALALEGDGLSHCVSSNDPKKEGVPPLTVKAVRKGEKEDKTAEVCNEFVKQSTKILFDHPINKDRLRAGQNPANIVLMRGAGEMGDFEPFQKKYGLSGSVISAASLITGIGRAVGLPHIEIPGITGSVNSNVKGKVAAAIAELKTKDFVLMNIKGADESGHDGLAEQKRDFIEKVDAELEPLLALKDTVIIICGDHSTPCTIKDHSADPVPVLIRGDGVRMDDVVHYDEYHCAKGGLCRITGTALMPIALDLINKAHKFGA, encoded by the coding sequence ATGACCGCAAATAAGATCCTCTTTCTCGTGCTGGATGGGATCTCCGATCGTCCCTGCCCGGCGCTCGGGGGCAAGACCCCGCTCTCTGCTGCAAGAAAACCGGTCCTCGACAAGCTCGCGGCCGAAGGAATCTGCGGGATCATGGACACCATCTCGCCCGGTGTCCGCCCCGGATCCGATACCGCCCATCTCGCCCTTCTCGGGTACGACCCGTACCGGTATTACACCGGCCGGGGACCCCTCGAATGCGTTGGCACCGGCATTGACATGAAAGCCGGCATGATCGGGTTCCGCTGCAACTATGCAACCCTCAGCCCCCAGGGCCAGGTCATCGACCGCCGGGCGGGACGGATCCACGACACGGCAGCCTTAAGCAAAGCCATCCAGGACGGCGTTGATCTCTCAAAGTTTGGCGTGGAGTTCATCTTCCGATCGGGCGCCGGCCACCGGGCAGCCCTTGCACTCGAAGGCGATGGCCTCAGCCACTGCGTCTCCTCGAACGACCCGAAGAAAGAGGGTGTTCCCCCGCTCACGGTGAAAGCGGTCCGTAAGGGCGAGAAAGAAGACAAGACCGCGGAGGTCTGCAACGAGTTCGTGAAGCAGTCCACGAAGATCCTCTTCGACCACCCGATCAACAAAGACAGGCTCAGGGCAGGGCAGAACCCGGCCAATATCGTCCTGATGCGGGGCGCCGGGGAGATGGGCGACTTCGAGCCGTTCCAGAAGAAGTACGGCCTCTCGGGATCGGTCATCTCCGCGGCAAGCCTCATCACAGGCATCGGAAGGGCGGTCGGCCTGCCCCACATCGAGATCCCGGGTATTACCGGCTCGGTGAACAGCAATGTCAAAGGAAAGGTTGCAGCGGCTATCGCCGAGCTGAAGACCAAAGACTTCGTCCTGATGAACATCAAGGGAGCAGACGAGTCCGGCCATGACGGGCTTGCCGAACAGAAGCGGGACTTCATCGAGAAGGTGGATGCCGAACTCGAACCCCTGCTGGCCTTGAAAGACACCGTCATCATCATCTGCGGCGACCATTCCACTCCCTGCACCATCAAGGACCACTCGGCCGACCCGGTCCCGGTCCTGATCCGGGGCGACGGGGTCCGGATGGACGACGTGGTCCACTACGACGAATACCACTGTGCGAAAGGCGGACTCTGCCGGATCACCGGCACCGCCCTGATGCCGATCGCGCTCGACCTGATCAACAAGGCCCACAAGTTTGGTGCATAA
- a CDS encoding MFS transporter, producing the protein MSSIITDPVKQKLLLGAVALGVVMDGIDGSIVNVALPTMATYFDTDTGTIAWVIITYLLMMAGLLLVFGKLADRGLAKRLFLSGFAIFTISSAACGLAPSLDILLAARLVQGLGAAMIAAVAPLLCVRYLPKEMLGAALGVIAATSSIGFAAGPAIGGILTQHLSWHWIFLVNIPIGIIGILFAARVIPGDEPETVRRVSFDYPGAILLFCSMVLFTFTLEEEPGRGMADPLIAGCIAFFLLCTVLFVIRELTTPEPFINIRIFASWRFSSVLAAFLLMNVVFMGILYLLPFYLTTMMHLDFTISGLYLLIPPVFIALLSIPFGQWSDRSGRRIFAVAGCVLVVLYSAIFALLVPESGIVPLLAGLILMGASFGIAAGPGTSRIIESAPPGEEGTGSSLMVTSIYFGGVLGTALYAAIFTLATADAGGIVPFSDLGPAKFLAGFHFTMAAGLVLSVLPLLLSAIVPDRRKSDG; encoded by the coding sequence ATGTCATCCATCATCACCGATCCCGTGAAGCAGAAGCTTCTCCTCGGAGCCGTAGCCCTCGGAGTCGTTATGGACGGGATCGACGGTTCGATCGTGAACGTGGCGCTCCCGACCATGGCAACGTATTTCGATACGGATACCGGGACGATCGCGTGGGTGATCATCACCTATCTCTTAATGATGGCAGGTCTCCTGCTCGTCTTCGGGAAACTCGCAGACCGGGGGCTTGCCAAGCGGCTCTTCCTTTCAGGGTTTGCAATCTTCACCATCAGTTCAGCTGCCTGCGGACTTGCCCCGTCGCTTGACATTCTGCTTGCCGCACGGCTCGTGCAGGGACTCGGGGCAGCAATGATCGCAGCCGTTGCCCCGCTCCTCTGCGTCCGCTATCTCCCAAAGGAGATGCTCGGGGCGGCCCTCGGCGTCATTGCTGCAACAAGTTCGATCGGCTTTGCCGCCGGACCGGCGATTGGTGGCATCCTTACCCAGCATCTCTCGTGGCACTGGATCTTCCTCGTGAACATACCGATAGGAATAATCGGGATCCTCTTTGCGGCCCGGGTGATCCCGGGCGATGAACCGGAGACGGTCCGCAGGGTGTCCTTCGATTACCCGGGCGCCATCCTGCTCTTCTGTTCCATGGTCCTCTTCACGTTCACGCTCGAGGAGGAGCCGGGCCGCGGGATGGCAGATCCGCTGATCGCCGGCTGCATTGCGTTCTTCCTGCTGTGCACGGTGCTGTTCGTCATCCGCGAACTCACGACACCGGAGCCGTTCATCAATATCAGGATCTTTGCATCCTGGCGGTTTTCATCCGTGCTTGCGGCGTTCCTGCTGATGAACGTGGTCTTCATGGGCATCCTGTACCTCCTCCCGTTCTACCTGACAACCATGATGCACCTGGACTTTACCATATCTGGCCTCTATCTCCTGATCCCGCCGGTCTTCATCGCGCTCTTGAGCATCCCGTTCGGGCAGTGGTCGGACCGATCCGGCCGCCGGATCTTCGCCGTGGCAGGGTGCGTGCTGGTTGTCCTGTACAGCGCTATCTTCGCGCTCCTTGTCCCGGAAAGCGGTATCGTACCCCTGCTTGCCGGTCTCATCCTGATGGGTGCATCCTTCGGGATCGCAGCAGGGCCGGGCACCAGCCGGATCATCGAGAGCGCTCCTCCGGGAGAGGAAGGAACCGGCTCTTCGCTGATGGTGACTTCCATCTACTTTGGCGGGGTGCTCGGGACAGCGCTCTATGCAGCAATCTTCACCCTGGCAACCGCCGATGCCGGCGGGATCGTGCCATTTTCCGATCTCGGCCCGGCGAAATTCCTTGCCGGGTTCCATTTCACGATGGCAGCCGGCCTTGTCCTGTCCGTACTTCCCCTGCTGCTCTCGGCAATCGTGCCGGACCGGAGGAAGAGTGACGGGTGA
- a CDS encoding 30S ribosomal protein S3ae, whose amino-acid sequence MAKKKQVGRRVEGWKAKSWYKVHVPDNLGKAYIGDTIANDAESVVGRIMTATLGEITNDYAKQHIKMSFKIATVTGDAAYTEFVGHEVTRDYLRSLVKRRSSRVDCHVPIVTKDNKKVQMTISCYTFARANIAQEHAIRGVITAALTAQAQAWDLTTLLNSIVSGEISRDLFKAVKTIYPTRRVEVIKSKVEQVAAPVDTS is encoded by the coding sequence ATGGCAAAGAAGAAACAGGTTGGAAGAAGAGTTGAAGGCTGGAAAGCCAAGAGCTGGTACAAGGTGCACGTCCCCGACAACCTCGGCAAGGCGTACATCGGCGATACCATTGCAAACGATGCTGAGAGCGTTGTCGGCAGGATCATGACCGCAACGCTCGGCGAGATCACCAATGACTACGCAAAGCAGCACATCAAGATGAGCTTCAAGATCGCGACAGTAACAGGCGACGCAGCCTACACCGAGTTCGTGGGCCACGAAGTCACCCGCGACTACCTCCGCTCGCTCGTCAAGCGCCGGAGCTCCCGTGTTGACTGTCACGTCCCGATCGTGACCAAGGACAACAAGAAAGTCCAGATGACCATCAGCTGTTACACGTTTGCCCGGGCAAACATTGCCCAGGAGCATGCAATCCGCGGCGTCATCACCGCAGCGCTCACGGCCCAGGCACAGGCCTGGGACTTAACAACGCTCCTCAACAGCATTGTCTCGGGTGAGATCTCACGGGATCTCTTCAAGGCAGTCAAGACCATCTACCCCACCCGCAGGGTCGAGGTCATCAAGTCCAAGGTCGAACAGGTGGCAGCACCGGTCGACACCAGCTAA
- a CDS encoding KEOPS complex subunit Pcc1, with the protein MMQIEGTITTVHSEAACIAAALRPDNLRSMATDATGDRIRTTITGTQIRSVIASVDDYLMNLAIAEDACSIRNRTIQEE; encoded by the coding sequence ATGATGCAGATCGAAGGCACGATTACGACCGTCCATTCGGAAGCAGCCTGCATCGCAGCGGCATTAAGGCCGGACAACCTGCGCAGCATGGCAACAGACGCAACGGGTGACCGGATCAGAACGACCATAACCGGCACACAGATCCGGTCGGTCATCGCATCCGTGGATGATTACCTGATGAACCTTGCAATTGCGGAGGACGCATGTTCCATCCGCAACCGGACAATCCAAGAAGAGTGA